A part of Phoenix dactylifera cultivar Barhee BC4 chromosome 2, palm_55x_up_171113_PBpolish2nd_filt_p, whole genome shotgun sequence genomic DNA contains:
- the LOC103716271 gene encoding bifunctional lysine-specific demethylase and histidyl-hydroxylase NO66, which produces MGCFLACFGGAKDRKRRRPGNKTLSVDRVCESYKPLRRSPTPKQLTPSPPKKPVSEAVLDSTSELRDNYEQGSFSSSKKKVTFDLNVRTYAEILVDEDPGHSSEDNKEDEATGEGRKTEEGDGKSIPKSGAAFPSKHRYQNCGSSDDDDDGDDIGYGDEEEDFEEEEDYEDSDLDEEDGAVIIEGNEEESYDSFFSLPMEKEHQCIQEVNSPKPKSVSSPDRQPSLLAIGTARDRSQYVHSVLNPVENLTQWKEVKVRAAPMKNPKKENINSVIENKMTFTPESTFKIEKFEKLASSNPSPNCPAKQDVAVDASLSNWLVSSDNSTKEDPQKSNSHFSNSSVSREDRPILGALTVEDLKQSSVTSSPRRSPSRSPDEIPIVGTVGSYWSCINQRSDSGSSCQSGSEIKGIPNTTSKYKEDKRVNWHATPFEVRLERALNKGAAA; this is translated from the exons ATGGGGTGCTTTCTTGCCTGCTTTGGGGGTGCCAAGGATCGAAAGAGACGAAGACCAGGAAATAAAACGCTATCAGTAGATCGG GTATGCGAGAGTTACAAGCCTCTGCGACGGAGTCCTACTCCGAAGCAACTCACACCGAGTCCTCCAAAGAAACCTGTCTCAGAAGCAGTGTTAGATTCAACTTCGGAGCTGAG AGATAATTATGAACAGGGGAGCTTTAGCAGCAGCAAGAAGAAAGTAACATTTGATTTGAACGTAAGAACATATGCAGAGATCTTAGTCGATGAAGATCCAGGGCATTCATCGGAGGATAACAAAGAGGATGAAGCGAcaggagaaggaaggaagacTGAGGAAGGTGATGGTAAATCTATTCCAAAGTCGGGAGCTGCTTTCCCCTCAAAGCATAGGTATCAAAATTGCGGAAGtagcgatgatgatgatgatggtgatgataTTGGCTACggtgatgaagaagaagacttcgaggaggaggaggattatGAGGACTCTGAtttagatgaggaagatggtgctGTCATCATAGAGGGAAATGAGGAAGAGTCTTATGATTCTTTTTTTTCGCTACCGATGGAGAAAGAACATCAGTGTATTCAGGAAGTTAACAGTCCAAAACCCAAGAGCGTCTCTTCCCCTGATAGACAGCCATCCCTTTTGGCCATAGGTACTGCACGCGACAGGAGCCAATATGTCCATTCTGTGCTGAATCCTGTAGAAAATCTCACTCAGTGGAAGGAAGTTAAGGTGCGCGCAGCTCCAATGAAGAATCCGAAGAAGGAAAATATCAATTCAGTCATAGAGAACAAGATGACTTTCACTCCTGAGTCTACATTTAAGATCGAGAAGTTCGAAAAGCTTGCTAGTTCAAATCCAAGTCCTAATTGCCCTGCCAAACAGGATGTTGCAGTGGATGCTAGCCTGTCTAACTGGCTGGTCTCGTCGGATAATTCAACCAAGGAAGACCCCCAGAAAAGCAATTCTCATTTCTCCAACTCATCGGTCAGTCGAGAGGATCGACCTATTTTAGGTGCCTTAACTGTTGAAGATCTGAAACAATCATCAGTGACATCGTCGCCGAGAAGGTCCCCGAGCAGGAGTCCTGATGAAATCCCCATTGTGGGTACTGTTGGTAGTTACTGGAGCTGTATAAACCAGAGAAGTGATTCAGGTTCTTCTTGTCAATCTGGTTCGGAGATCAAAGGGATTCCAAATACCACAAGCAAATACAAGGAG GACAAGAGAGTGAACTGGCACGCTACTCCTTTTGAGGTAAGGCTGGAAAGAGCTCTCAACAAAGGTGCTGCAGCTTAA